tatattgtcgATAGTAGTTATTAGCCCTGCGACTTTGCCCCGAACCGAACCAGCCGAACTGACCCGAACCGACATTTTTGGTTTCCAGTTTGGTTATGTTTTCGagatcggtttggttcggtatgattttaaaaaataattcggTTTTCagctcggttcggttcggttttattatttttcttttgaaagaaccaaaaataaccgaaaataaccgaatttaaccaaaaaatctgaacttttttaaaaatctatgccgaaaatcataaaaatcggttattttcagaaatttaggtgaaaatcgaaaataaccgaaaactgaaccgaaccgaaccgaaatttaatTCGGTTACTTTCGGAaatggtttttaaaattttggttaaccgaaaaccgacggttcggttcggttcggttttggaAAACCAAAGTCGCAAGGCTAGTAATTATCATTAAGTTGGATTTTGTGTATAGTATTATTCGATAAAGGAAAATCATATGTTaccaacaaatatatatattaacatatatatatatatattgatatctTTGTGACTTCCCAGGATATGATATGCATGTTAAAAAGAGTGGTAACTACAACAACtgaattacataatattattaaatttcaaACTAGAACTTCTAATacgattttttctttaaattttcattgtatttattaaaataataataactattgtttttatataagaatttgtattgatgttttaaatattcaacttacaattttatttttaataatctatattataatagatcagTTTTTGCTCTCTTCTCAGCCTATCCACGTGGCAAACGTGTGGGCCCCgcctctatttatttttttaaaaacaaaaccgTGTTTTGGTCGAAGGCATAAAgagtgtaatttttttttaacaaaaccgTGTGTTAGGCTTACAGAGTGTTAGTGTTGGGCTTATTTGGTATTTGGCCCATAGATATTGGGTGGGATTCGTTTAGGTTAGAACAACAGGAGACGCGTCTATTGATTTTAAGAAAACACCTAGACGtcgccttctcccttctctctggCGATTCCTCTTCCGGCGTCTCATCTCTGTAACCTGCTCTTAATGGCTCTGCTAATCACGTCCTCTAACGACGAAACGCATTCTCCTCATGTAACGCCTCCAGGATCCTCCTTTATATAGAGCTGCTCGAAGTAAGCCATCATTTCACTTTTTACGATCATTAAGTCTCTAAACTCTACTCTGAAAATGGCTTCCTCAGCAGCTCCAGACGCTAACGCCGCCGTCGCCTACTCCACGTTCGATTCTCTTCGCCTCGGAAGAGCCGCTCAGTCCGTTGTTGCTCGCGTCATCCGCTTTTGGGACTCCCGTAACATCAACAAAAATGGAGAGTTTATGGGCATAACGATTCTCCTCCTCGATGAATTGGTGAGAATTATTTCTAAcctatttcttttgtttttagtcTTTAACTATAACAGATCTTCCCCTTTGTTCTGATATGAAACGGTTTTTCATGTTTCTTTAGTTTTGTCTATGagatttatcttttgtttttagtCTTAAACTATATCAGATCTTCCCCTTTGTTCTTATATGAAACGgttttcatgttttttaattttgtctataagatttattttatCGGCTACTAATGTTCGTATATCGATTTCTTACAGGACTCTGTTATTCACGGATTCATACCCGCTAACCGTGCCAGTCACTACCGGAGCGATTTGAAAACTGGTTCTATTGTCAGATTGGACCGCTTTGAAGTTGCGCGTGTGGCTCACATGTACAAGATCACAGAACATCAGTTCTTGATCCGGTTCATCGCTTCAACGCGTATTGTTGAGGTCCAAACGGATGCTCCTGTGATCAAGTTCGACAAGTTCATGGTGAGGCATCACGATCATCTTCAAGTGCTTGCGAACACCAACCTTGAGCTTCCAGGTGTGGTTTCTTTCTCATTGCAATTTTAATTCTATCATTGTACTCCATCGCTAAAGTAGTTTCCAAATCGCAGATGTGGTGGGTGAAATACAGTCCGTGCAGGGATCCGACCTCAAGAACAATGCAGCCACGAGCAGGGTCGTCGTCCGCTTCTTAATCGAACGGTACGTTATGCTTGACTTccttccaaatttttttaaattattgaacGTTGTGTTGCATGTTGGTTGATATTTAAACTGTTGTGAAATTAGTTTTTCGTATAACATAACTCCAACCTACTGCCTAGAGTTCATTTGTTCATGGTTTGGTTTTGCTCCTATGATTAGTTGAAACAACGTGTTGTTGCATGTTGGTTGATAATTAAACTGTCTTGGAATTAGTTTTTAACGTGTAAAATGGCCCAACCTACTGCTTAAAGTTCATTCGTTCActgtttggttttgattttatgattagttGAAACTGTATTCTAATTGTTTCCACGACAGGAATGTAACTGTCTACTTTTCTTTGTGGGATGAGGCTGCATCAACCTTTAGGGGCTTCTTGAAAGCAGAAGACAAATCGAACTCCGTAATGTTGGTGACCACAGTTAATCCTAAACTGTTTGGAGGTAACGGTccacatataattttatacaagaAGTCGTTATATGCAGTTTTAGCTCACAAGTGTTTTTTTCATGATCAGGGAGTATGTATTTGAACTCCACACAAGGAACTAAGTTCTTCTTTGACACCAGCATCCCTGAGATAACAAAGTTTGTCAGCAGGTAAGAACATCATACTAAACTAATAACTTAATTTCACTGTTTTTTAATCGTGATGACATGCTATACGCAGTGTTGGAGCTACAACAGCGCAGGCTTACACTTGTGTGGACACTCTCCAAGGAATCAATAAGAAGGAGCTTGTCTCAATAGGGGATCTCAACTCCTTCATCTCCAACTCCAATGAACAGGTTGTCTTCCAGCTTTGTTTATTCCAATATTGATTAGCTACTTTTTATAGTTTCCGGTGACTAAAATATTATGTCTGGGCAGACCCAAGAAGCAGATTTTCTCTGCAAGGCCCAGATTGTTAGTGTGATCCAGGAGAATGGGTGGTCCTTTGTGTCTTGCACGGGTTGCCACAAAAAAATGGAGAAACGTGGGACTTCCCTGATCTGCAGCCGATGTGAAACTCCTGACGTGACGGGTGTTGTCAGGTAACTTTGTCTACGCTTCACCGTTTATTAAAGCAGTTTTGTGTGAGTATTGACTGACAATTCTATTATTCAATTTAAGGTTCCGTGTTGAGCTTGCTGTTGATGATGGCAAAGATAGCGCCacctttgttgtctttgatAAGGAGATGACCAAACTTACCAAACGTGAAGCTGCTGTTCTTGCCCTGGATGAGGTACTCTCTTTCCTCCACGAAACATTAAAATTTGTGTTGGCATTTCATTAAGGGTACTATAACTTTCGGTTACTGCTGGCTTGCTGCAGGATTCAAACGGTGGAGAGGACTATCTCCCAAGTTGTCTTGAAGAGCTAACAGGAAAGGAGTTAGTGTTTCAAATCCGTGTCACACCTTTCAACTTCACTCCCAAACACCGTACCTTCACTGTCTCCACCATTACTGAAGAGATCACAATGGAGAACCATAGCAAGGTTGTCTTATTTACATGTCAATATTAACTGAAAGCATTATTTTTAACACTTAACGTTAAATTTACCTCAGGAACACATTGGAAACACTCTTCCAAACCGTGGAGGTGACTTAGGATTGGCAGCTTCGTCTTCGGGCCCGTCTGTTTTGGGAGACAAGATTGGAGAGAATGCAGACGCTGAGAAGAAACGCAAGCGTGGCCGTGAGTAATTGGATTCCCTATTCTTATCAACCCGTCACAAGTCTTAtctatcttttaaaaaaacttctAATATCTATGTTTTTCATTATGCACTTTGGGTTTTTTTCATTATGCACTTTGGGTTTTTTCCTTTATCGTCTGCATCTCCTCTgatgttttacttttgttttggaATATTAATGAATCTTTGACGGGTTTAATTCGATTTATAGCTTATGAGTACTACATTATATGCAAATTTGGGTTTatagtttgaaaatattatataaaaattcagtatataaaaattGCACAtagattcagtatataaaaatttGCAAAAGGCTACAACATGATTAGCACACTTAACCACTAAGAAATTGCACAACAGATTGAATTAATCTTCACAACTAATACATTAGGTGTAAGTAGTTCTAAAGGCATGTATAAGTAAACACTACAATCTGTTAAAAAAGGGCTACACAACATTTCCAACAGGTTCCctaatattatagttttttctttcaaataaaTATCCAACACTCATATGCCTTCGCAtagaattattaaattaaaaaacatactCATAAAGtaactatataaattataatattctcCCTATCccttaaatctcatataaatttcaattaaaacaatatatgtaCAACAtactttcagaaaaaaaaaataaacacatatctTTCTAGGCCATGCATACGGAAAAAATTTACactataaattacataattcttaataccaaattttatattatttcccTGACacaatttaacaaaaatatactaCCAACTAACTCATTTCACCTTAACCAAACCCATGGCACACtcttttgaaaatgaaaatgctAATAATACTAATCATAAATAAATTCATAACAAAAAAGATAGAAAAAATTCAACACATATGAATTCAAAACTCATTCCTATATCAATCTACTGAAGTTGTGTAACATCCAATGTTCCGTTCATCACCACTAAGTTAAGCCGAAGATACAAATGTTTGAAAAGCAAACAACAACATCCCTACACCAAATTACACAACGCATTAATCATTTACGCACCCGACAATACCCCGTACACAAACTACTTAACACAATAACAATGTACCCggccccgcgcttgcgcggggggCTATGCCACTAGTCTATCAAATAAGCTAGTTCGATAAATTAATTTAACCCGTTTGATCTGCATTTGTTCTGCATGATCTGATTGATCTGCGTttgttctgcttgatctgcatttaCTGTTTGATCTGCGTTTATTCGATCTGCATACCATTCGAAGCCTAAATATCTTAGTTATTTGTTGGCcttaaatatgtttaatttttcCATCCATCGGTTCACATgaatcataattttaattttttacatatatatatataaaagaaagaagagtAATTGGCGTAGATGCACCCAGAAATCCATGTAGTTTGTCATATAaccttgtttctttttaatatttttagtgactATAATACCattatctctatctctctctcttctccctttTATGTGTTATAATCTCTTTATCTCTCGTACAAattcttcaaatcatcttctaattcaacacaaatctttattgttttattctgattcttttgACACCCATAATGCTAATCTTATTATCTCACCTCAATTCCAATGTTTCTAATTTCGAATCACAATcaacttttagataatatatacattagtagttattttattacttacctgctattatttagattttaatggatTCTTAATCGATACATGAAGTGTTAGTTGTTACAAATAGATTTAGAACTATTTAATAgataactaattaattgttaatagttttattaactgatatatgatttgttagtcGATACATTTGTTTGATACATAGATTGTTAGATGATATTGAAATTATTAGCGGATATGTTAGTTGGTATGTAGATTGTTACCtgctatgtaaatatttagaTGATAGATCTAAAATTACTTGTTTTCGACAAAGCATAAGGACATTTTCGTCCGCACAGTGTCAAAAAGTTACTTTTTTCGGGTTATCCATAATTATGGGCATTCAGCAAATTTGGACCTGAGAATATTCCGCACATTGTCTCATAAAAGAATCATAATTATACGCATGTTGCATTGCTTTACCTCCGATTCTACAAATCTTTTCGTTTTGCAGAGTACATATCAATTTTTGTCCATGTTTATTTTTCTCATAAACTGAAATGTTAAAATGTCAGTAATCCCATGAGTTAGAACTTAGAATAAATATGCTCAAATGTTTTGccaaataaatttaaacaaaaaaaaacagacattTGATTATTTATGTACCATATCGTTATTTTCGTTTCTctgaatattatataaattatattatattttcgctatagtttaaaaaaaaaatgtttccgCTATAGTTAAATTACACGTGATCTcttaaatttaaagaaaaacagaTCTATATATTCTTAAAACAAGATAACAAGGATGTAGTAATCTATCAAATTGATTGTTTTATAAGAGCAAAACAACGTGTATCTAGATTCTGGTTTGATACTGTGCATGTGTGAGTTACAAATGAAGCTTAATTTTAAAAggtaaattaaagaaaaacaacattGCTGGGCTCAATGATGATGTATTGGTTTTGGATTTggtattttattgatttattgtACAATCAATGTACCGTAGAGTAAAGACATAGTAACTAAGTCATTATACGATTATAATCATCATGGCCATGAATTATTAGGCAATACGAAGATTCACCTTCAGAAAACCTGCTTTTTTGGGATAAATTGTTAATTTGCTTACAAGCGGTAAAGATCTAGTGAccaataattttgtaatttgattGCTTAATTGTTAGTCTGGTGttaatataagaaatacatatatatatatatatatatatagttttttttagatGTGATATCAGTTACTTAATAACATCAacattatttgtattttctaaGAAAAACGATCTAAATAAATAAAGGGGGTTCCTGGTATGGGCCAAACGGATAACATAAAAATGTGAACGAAGTCGTTGTAAATTTCCACGTTTAGACGGACATGGATCAAACCGGTGGGTCCGGTACGACCAATGCTTCTAACGCATGTGACAAAAGAATCAGTAAATAAAATATCCAATCTCGACGTAACAGATAACTGTGTTTTACAATTAACGGAAATCAACAGCTACATAAAGCCAAAGCACGTCGAAACCGGTTAAGTCAacttacatttatttatttttattaatggtGGAAGAAGTTCCGCCCATAATTTCTTACGGACCCAATActtaaaaatccatttttgcatacaaaaatcgttttaacctggaatacaaaaaaaaaactaatttttttttctatgaaaagaaaaagataatagCTAGTTTTCACTGGTAGACGCAACCTTCTATATATATTACACAAACCAGAGATGTTCTCTATATATCCATTATATGTATTAAGTTTATCAATGCCAAAACTAATTTTCTTGCACTATCATTATGCTAtcaacattaataaaaatgtagtcGGGTGACGAAGGCGGCTCAGAAAATCCCTAAAAAACTCATGTCTTAAACTTCAAACTTAGACTATCTATCTGTGTGGCCAGTTGGCATGAGTATCTAACTCACATTACAAGCAACCGGATTTGTTTCGCCCTGGTGGATAAGTTTTCGGAGATTAGACGGTTTGGTCTCGACTCGCCGAATATgacaaatcaacaaaaaaacactaaaaaatttCTTTCGGTTGAAATCTCTATAACAAAAAAACTGATAAGTgtaaccaaaaattaaaatttatcaaagttaaaaactttacataatttaaaacacactgaaaaacaacatttaaaataattatactttgcTAAAACGAATTTTAAACCCCGAAATTCGAACACTTACATTTATATTCTATAAACTAAAATTCAAAACCATCAAACTCAAACAAAATTTGAACCAATAAACTGACTGGACGTCATCACTCCAAAATTAAGATTTATTACTTGTAAAGAATAATAATTAGTTATTTACATAACTGGTTATTGTATCTATCAGCTTAGTTGTAAGATGCACATTTATCTAAGTCGTACAATTAAGATAAATGGACAATTAGACTAAAAAAGGATAGATGGACAACCACAACAAAATATATCGAAACAGAAAGATAAAATTAGCGTGAGAAAAAAATAGTGAGTAGTTAATACCGTTGTACTGGTCCATTTAATTGGTCGGATATGACTCAAAGTGGCAAAGACAGGCCAATAACTTATGTCCTCAAAACCTTGGATTTTACATTCGATAGCCAAAACAGAGGACATGAAATATCACCTATCTTGTATTCAAATCTAAACATGATAAAATCGTGAAAGGTACTTCATCTAATGCATTATTTATCATAAAAGTTATCTTATGTTTAGAATGCTTAattttatttcttccaaaaactctaataatcaatcaaaccttacattaaaacatttataatttaccaaaattttattaaaacattgtaaaatataaaatatactatatatatctcgACAAATCAGATATATTTATCCTAAAAAACTTTGCaagatttttgttgatagaaacGTAAATTTCATTACTTAATAATGAACAAATAATTACAAGTGATGAActtagaaaatttgaaatccAAAATGATTCAAGAAGTTAAATTGATGGTACAAACCTCAAAAAAGTTGGTAGAAATATGAGAGGACCAATTTTGGAAACTAAATTACTGCTAACACAAAGATGTGAAACTCTACATTGAACCCTAGCCTCAgcgttcattttttttttgttctgttccagtttgtttttttttctgatttttagtgtttttttttgctttaccGATATAGAAACCGATCAGTTATTTATAGTGTGTTAAAGCCTGGACATGGCCGGCTGGTAGAACTAGTATGTCGTTGACTTGTTAAATATACTAAGCTCGGTTAGGTTTAAAATctggatttgaaaaaaaatcgtTAAAACCATATAAAAACCTGTAAAATCAGTGACCCTGGTTATCATGAAAATCTAGTTCTACAAAATTaacacataattaaatattttaaattgttattaggATTGTATAGTTTGATCACCATCTAATTGTTTTTCTTAaagtttatttctatttttaaagttggTATAATCCCCTTTAGCTCTCATATACaagattttcatttttctataatCATAAAACTTGAGATTTCTGTTGTAAAAAAACAGTACGGTAACTTGaatgtttaatatttgtctGTTTGCAGTTTCAGTTTTACATAGTATTTCATTAGTTCAGAAGTTGTGTTAACTAATGTATATATAGCCATGTGTatctttattatatattattttagttaatgaTATGGAACAAATAGTGAaccatataattattattttcagcATTCAGTATGTAAGCATATGATTATATTTTCATAGTTTctgaaaaatagaaaatcaGGTCTAACTGGTTAAACCGGGTTGACCAGAAAACCAATAGTAACACTGATGCCTGGTCCGGTTTTTAAAACatggttatttatgaaatttggtTACGTTTCGGTTCAGTTGCTTTGGGTTTTGTTTCAGTTTGGAAAAAATATTAGGAACCAACTAATATCCAATAAAATTTGGTGTAATTCGgttctgtttctgtttctgtttcaGTTTCAGTTTTACAGATTAGTTCAGAAAATTTCGCAAATGTCTGATTTTCAGTTAAAAATATGGgtaatttgaataaatttaaatattccagaaatatttgaaatttttgattcgttatggtaattcagataattttaagtattttggataaaaagtaTTTTGTAATTCATGTTAGGATAGTTCAGTTTATAACtagtattttaatttctattaatattaaaaataaatataataagtatttttaagtatacaaaatatattttggatattcgGTCTCGATTCGATTCtggtttaattttttagtttggTTCCAATTTAGTTTTTCGGTTTTCAATTTATATGCACGGGCCTTACTGAACCTTTGGGGAATGATGTAGACGAGCCCTGAATTCCAAAAGTTTTTTTGCTATGAAtgttaaattatataccattttaaattttagacaTAGATTATAAATACAACAAGTAGGAGACAAAGAAAAACAACTAAACAATAccaaaatacaaaagaaaaacacagtGAAATGCAGAAATACGACAACTAATACAAATCCTGAATAACAAAACAATGCACATTGTCTAGGATCGCCATGAACCAACAGCAGGAGTCTCATTGTTGTGGTTGCTAAGTTACCGCGAGTTAACAGAGAATTGGCCAGCCCTTATAACCACTCCGCTTCGTATCGAACACGCCTTTGATAACCTGCTAAATTAGCACACACAACTACCATATCCTACGACGTCTCAAACAGATGCATTCGGAGTGAACGTCCCAGCCCGGTCGAAACCGGAGGTCCGGATAAAGGTGAAGTTGTATGCCTCTACCCCACCGATTTAGCCAAAACCTTTGCCGCACAGTTAGCTAATCTGCTACCACATGAAACATTCACTCATCTGTCGAGTACcaccgcaaaaaaaaaaaacagagctgCTGCTCACACTAAACGCAGATTGACTGAAATCCAAAAGTTGGAACATGCAaagcaacaaaagaaaaaaatgccTAACAGAAGACAAACATCCATAGAGCCCTTGGGTGGATGGATGCGTCCGCTGTGGCGGAAGAGTGACCAAGCCCTGATCCAACGTCTTTGACTCCTGAGTGGCCAACAACTGTGACCCTTG
The nucleotide sequence above comes from Brassica napus cultivar Da-Ae chromosome A9, Da-Ae, whole genome shotgun sequence. Encoded proteins:
- the LOC106349195 gene encoding uncharacterized protein LOC106349195 isoform X1; the encoded protein is MALLITSSNDETHSPHQLQTLTPPSPTPRSILFASEEPLSPLLLASSAFGTPVTILLLDELDSVIHGFIPANRASHYRSDLKTGSIVRLDRFEVARVAHMYKITEHQFLIRFIASTRIVEVQTDAPVIKFDKFMVRHHDHLQVLANTNLELPDVVGEIQSVQGSDLKNNAATSRVVVRFLIERNVTVYFSLWDEAASTFRGFLKAEDKSNSVMLVTTVNPKLFGGSMYLNSTQGTKFFFDTSIPEITKFVSSVGATTAQAYTCVDTLQGINKKELVSIGDLNSFISNSNEQTQEADFLCKAQIVSVIQENGWSFVSCTGCHKKMEKRGTSLICSRCETPDVTGVVRFRVELAVDDGKDSATFVVFDKEMTKLTKREAAVLALDEDSNGGEDYLPSCLEELTGKELVFQIRVTPFNFTPKHRTFTVSTITEEITMENHSKEHIGNTLPNRGGDLGLAASSSGPSVLGDKIGENADAEKKRKRGRE
- the LOC106349195 gene encoding uncharacterized protein LOC106349195 isoform X2; this translates as MGITILLLDELDSVIHGFIPANRASHYRSDLKTGSIVRLDRFEVARVAHMYKITEHQFLIRFIASTRIVEVQTDAPVIKFDKFMVRHHDHLQVLANTNLELPDVVGEIQSVQGSDLKNNAATSRVVVRFLIERNVTVYFSLWDEAASTFRGFLKAEDKSNSVMLVTTVNPKLFGGSMYLNSTQGTKFFFDTSIPEITKFVSSVGATTAQAYTCVDTLQGINKKELVSIGDLNSFISNSNEQTQEADFLCKAQIVSVIQENGWSFVSCTGCHKKMEKRGTSLICSRCETPDVTGVVRFRVELAVDDGKDSATFVVFDKEMTKLTKREAAVLALDEDSNGGEDYLPSCLEELTGKELVFQIRVTPFNFTPKHRTFTVSTITEEITMENHSKEHIGNTLPNRGGDLGLAASSSGPSVLGDKIGENADAEKKRKRGRE